The nucleotide sequence CGCTTTTGCGGCCCAGGGCGCCGCGCAAATGGCTTCTGGCGGCCCTGCTCCACGACGCCTCGGAGTACGTGGTGGGCGACCTGATCTCGCCCTTCAAGGCCGCCGTAGGCTTCGACTACAAGGATTTCGAGAACCGCTTGATGGACGCCGTCCATATCCGCTTCGGGCTGATTCCCCCGCCGGGGCAGGAGGCGCGCGCCGCCATTAAGCGTTCGGATACACTTGCGGCCTACCTTGAAGCGACCCAGCTGGCCGGATTCTCCAAAGAGGAGGCCAGGCGCTTCTTCGGGGCGCCCTCGGCCAAGACCGCCGGGATCCGCTTGTCGCCCGTACCGCCGGACGAGGCCAAGGCCCTGTTCCTGAAGCGCTTCGGCCAACTGGGCGGATGAGGACGCGACAGGCCCTTGGGGCCACTGTAGGCTTGGAGCCCGTGATGAGGGAGAGCGAGACCATCGAGACGCCGTCTGGCAAGGGCGCGGAGGACGAGAACTTTCCCGTCGCCTCGCGCTTCTTGAGACCGGAGGACCGGCCTCTGGTGATGGCGTACTACGCCTTTGCCCGCGCCGCCGACGACATCGCCGACAACTCCGAGCTTTCGCCCGAAGACAAGACCGCCCGGCTGGAGCGCTTTCAGGCCGGGCTGGAGGGCCGGGAGCGCAACGAGGCGCTCGCCACCGCAAACCGCCTGGGCGATCTGATGAGAGAGCGGGCGATCGCGCATGAACACGCGGGCGACCTTCTGCTGGCCTTCCAGCAGGACGCCCGGAAGGCGCGCTACGCCTCCTGGGAGGAATTGCGCGACTATTGCCGCCTCTCAGCCGAGCCGGTCGGGCGCTTCCTGTTGGACCTGCACGGCGAGGACCGGGCGCTCTATCCCGGCGCGAACGCGCTCTGCAGCGCGCTTCAGGTCCTCAATCACCTGCAGGACCTGCGCAGCGACTATCTCGGTCTGGGGCGGATCTACCTGCCGGAGGACTGGATGGCCGACGAGAAGGTGGAGCCGCGCGATCTTGCAGCTTTCTCGTCCAGCGCGGGATTGCGACGGGTGATCGACGATTGCCTCTGGCGTAGCGACTCGCTTCTGGCCCAGGCCGAGGGACTCCTGGCCGGTTTGCAGAGCCGCCGCCTGCTGGTCCAGGCGGCGACCACCCACCGGCTCGCCGAGACGCTGCTGCGGCGGCTGCTGCGCCGTGATCCGCTGGCGCGCCCGGTGAAGCTGACGCGCATGGATTTCCTGCTCGCGGGCGCCCGAGGGCTGCTTTGGGGAGGCTTGGCGCGATGAGCGTCGCGACCCTGGAAGTCGAG is from Limibacillus sp. and encodes:
- a CDS encoding HD family hydrolase is translated as MLSGRRLDLLEPSPLDIEIDDIAHGLSRVARWNGQTSGDWAFSVAEHSVLVADILALLRPRAPRKWLLAALLHDASEYVVGDLISPFKAAVGFDYKDFENRLMDAVHIRFGLIPPPGQEARAAIKRSDTLAAYLEATQLAGFSKEEARRFFGAPSAKTAGIRLSPVPPDEAKALFLKRFGQLGG
- a CDS encoding squalene/phytoene synthase family protein produces the protein MRESETIETPSGKGAEDENFPVASRFLRPEDRPLVMAYYAFARAADDIADNSELSPEDKTARLERFQAGLEGRERNEALATANRLGDLMRERAIAHEHAGDLLLAFQQDARKARYASWEELRDYCRLSAEPVGRFLLDLHGEDRALYPGANALCSALQVLNHLQDLRSDYLGLGRIYLPEDWMADEKVEPRDLAAFSSSAGLRRVIDDCLWRSDSLLAQAEGLLAGLQSRRLLVQAATTHRLAETLLRRLLRRDPLARPVKLTRMDFLLAGARGLLWGGLAR